The Sporocytophaga myxococcoides DSM 11118 genome window below encodes:
- a CDS encoding DMT family transporter, with protein MNLIILLLVFLAGAATSIQAGVNGTLGKKVGALEAAFISFLVGTIFLSILMTFMRKGNIMSALETPRWQLTGGLLGAVYILIMVTAVPRIGIAAALVTLIAGQLITGTLIDHFGFIGDKQIPIDWKRLSAIILLGCSIYLFNKK; from the coding sequence ATGAATTTGATCATACTTTTACTTGTATTTCTTGCCGGAGCTGCGACATCTATTCAGGCTGGAGTTAATGGTACTCTTGGGAAAAAGGTAGGCGCTTTGGAGGCAGCATTTATATCATTCTTGGTAGGCACCATTTTTCTTTCCATTTTAATGACTTTTATGAGAAAAGGAAACATTATGTCGGCACTTGAAACACCAAGATGGCAGCTGACAGGTGGCTTGCTCGGAGCTGTTTACATTCTTATTATGGTTACTGCAGTTCCCAGAATAGGCATTGCTGCTGCACTTGTAACACTTATCGCAGGGCAGCTGATAACTGGCACGTTGATAGATCATTTTGGATTTATAGGTGATAAGCAGATTCCCATTGACTGGAAAAGGCTAAGTGCTATCATTCTGTTAGGATGCTCTATTTATCTTTTTAATAAAAAGTAA
- a CDS encoding CsbD family protein has product MDNLKIKGSWNEMKGKLKQEFAELTDNDLLYEEGKEDELIGRLQKKTGKTKDEVRSLVFESEYHE; this is encoded by the coding sequence ATGGATAACCTGAAAATTAAAGGTAGTTGGAATGAAATGAAAGGCAAATTGAAGCAAGAATTTGCCGAATTAACTGATAATGATCTTCTTTATGAAGAAGGAAAAGAAGATGAATTAATCGGCCGGCTACAAAAGAAAACAGGTAAAACAAAAGATGAAGTTCGTTCGCTTGTTTTTGAATCTGAGTACCATGAATAA